In Lacerta agilis isolate rLacAgi1 chromosome 1, rLacAgi1.pri, whole genome shotgun sequence, the following proteins share a genomic window:
- the LOC117050101 gene encoding LOW QUALITY PROTEIN: 5-demethoxyubiquinone hydroxylase, mitochondrial-like (The sequence of the model RefSeq protein was modified relative to this genomic sequence to represent the inferred CDS: inserted 2 bases in 1 codon), with translation MTHENINKSVTDHILRENHAGEYGANHIYAGQMAVQGRTSAGPLTAIVIQKMWDQEKDHLKKFSELMILYRVQPTILLPFCNITGFMLGAGTALLGKEGAMAFTVAVEKSTSHHYNHQIRTFVEEDPEKYRKLLXRQFRDEEMEHHDIGLDHDTELAPGHSILKNAIQIGCKVAYIFLIGKKIVKFWAIV, from the exons ATGACCCATGAAAACATCAATAAGTCAGTCACTGACCATATACTGAGAGAGAATCATGCTGGGGAATATGGGGCGAACCACATTTATGCAGGACAAATGGCCGTGCAAGGGAGAACTTCTGCAGGACCA ttgacagctattgttATACAGAAAATGTGGGATCAGGAAAAGGACCATTTGAAAAAGTTCAGTGAGTTAATGATCTTATACAGAGTCCAGCCAACCATTTTGTTGCCTTTCTGTAACATTACGGGGTTTATGTTAGGTGCTGGGACTGCCTTGCTTGGAAAAGAAGGTGCAATGGCTTtcactgtggctgtagagaagaGCACATCTCACCATTATAACCATCAGATCAGGACATTTGTGGAAGAGGATCCAGAAAAATATAGAAAATTATT GAGGCAATTCAGGGATGAGGAGATGGAGCATCACGACATTGGACTTGATCATGACACAGAACTGGCTCCAGGGCATTCCATTTTGAAGAATGCTATACAAATTGGATGTAAagttgcatatatttttttaatcggAAAGAAAATAGTGAAGTTTTGGGCAATAGTGTAA